Proteins encoded in a region of the Apostichopus japonicus isolate 1M-3 chromosome 19, ASM3797524v1, whole genome shotgun sequence genome:
- the LOC139959770 gene encoding ribosomal RNA-processing protein 7 homolog A-like, which produces MTGEPNSRKFHAIEVRFSKDRQVAQYLFYRKHISKEEDAKKPSDRTLFVANLPPYCNEECLQRLFGSFGKIESLHREEMSVLVAKETELTKQEKPGVNQVYSVAFIVFANFKILEDVIKKLTKVEKLEADTSTSKTGMAKWCSAYAASRPDPEKLQTSIDTFMKEYDKEKEKKAELAKEQEAVPDEDGWITVTKKTKKKVVQRTEKKQQWLKAKAARKRKLKQHANFYTFQIKQSKRDHIADLRRKFEEDKERIAAMKAARKFKPY; this is translated from the exons ATGACAGGTGAACCCAATTCGAGAAAATTTCATG CTATTGAAGTAAGGTTCTCCAAGGATCGCCAAGTAgcacaatatttattttacagaaaaCATATATCAAAAGAGGAAGATGCCAAGAAACCGTCAGACAGAACTCTCTTTGTTGCTAATTTGCCTCCTTATTGTAATGAG GAATGCTTGCAGAGACTCTTTGGTAGCTTTGGTAAAATAGAGAGTTTACACAGGGAAGAGATGTCGGTGTTGGTTGCGAAGGAGACTGAACTTACCAAACAGGAGAAACCCGGTGTAAACCAG GTTTACTCTGTGGCCTTTATAGTTTTTgcaaattttaagattttagAGGACGTTATCAAGAAACTCACGAAGGTAGAGAAACTGGAAGCTGATACAAGTACTTCCAAGACAGGAATGGCGA AATGGTGCTCCGCTTATGCAGCAAGCAGACCAGACCCTGAGAAGCTGCAGACCAGCATCGACACCTTCATGAAGGAATAtgataaagaaaaggaaaag AAAGCAGAGTTAGCCAAAGAACAAGAAGCAGTTCCCGACGAAGATGGTTGGATCACCGTtaccaagaaaacaaagaaaaaagtggTTCAAAGGACAGAGAAAAAGCAACAATGGCTGAAAGCTAAAGCAGCAAGGAAGAGAAAATTAAAGCAACACGCCAACTTCTACACCTTCCAGATCAAGCAGTCGAAAAGAGACC ATATCGCAGATTTACGTCGTAAGTTTGAGGAGGACAAGGAACGGATAGCTGCTATGAAGGCAGCCAGGAAGTTCAAACCGTACTAG